In one Bacteroidota bacterium genomic region, the following are encoded:
- a CDS encoding peptidylprolyl isomerase: MLRKSNFKILIFSILILTISKISAQEKVVDKVLAVVGGKIILQSDVENQYIQLTAQGYNSGSDLKCELLEELLFQKLLLNEAIIDSIEVSESQVEQALDRRLRMFVAQIGSEEKLEEYFNKSILEIKADLRDLIKDQLLTQQMQEQITADIKITPSEVKKFLKDIPKDSLPLINSEIELAQIVRFPKISESEKIEVKERLHGLRERVVNGSNFSTLAILYSEDPGSAKGGGDLGYIGRSDVVSEFAAVAFNLREKNEVSKIVETDFGYHIIQLIDRKGEKVHVRHILLIPKVSPIVKMKAIQQMDSIANLIKNDSISFEEAAGKFSEDEISSTNGGIVVNDQTGTTKFESTEIEKSTYYAIKNLEINEISKTFETKDERGKLSLQFVKINSRTEPHVANIKSDYLKIQQIALEEKKQKEIEAWVNEKIENTYIRIDDSYKNCKFMNKNWVN; this comes from the coding sequence ATGTTAAGAAAATCGAATTTTAAAATACTAATATTTAGCATATTAATTCTTACAATAAGTAAAATTTCTGCTCAGGAAAAAGTTGTTGATAAAGTTTTGGCAGTAGTGGGTGGTAAGATAATTCTTCAATCTGATGTCGAAAATCAGTATATTCAATTAACAGCACAAGGATATAATTCAGGCAGCGATTTGAAATGTGAATTATTGGAAGAACTATTGTTTCAAAAACTTTTGTTGAACGAAGCAATAATTGACAGTATTGAAGTTTCGGAATCGCAGGTTGAACAAGCATTGGATAGAAGGCTTAGGATGTTTGTAGCTCAAATTGGTTCGGAAGAAAAATTAGAAGAATATTTCAATAAATCGATTCTTGAAATAAAAGCAGATTTAAGAGATCTGATTAAAGATCAGTTGCTTACGCAGCAAATGCAAGAACAAATAACAGCTGATATTAAAATTACACCATCAGAAGTAAAAAAATTTTTAAAGGATATACCGAAAGATAGTTTGCCTCTGATAAATTCTGAAATTGAATTGGCACAAATTGTAAGATTTCCTAAGATTTCTGAGTCAGAAAAAATTGAAGTAAAGGAGCGTTTACATGGCTTAAGAGAGCGAGTCGTAAACGGAAGTAATTTTTCGACTCTTGCAATTTTATACTCTGAAGATCCTGGCTCTGCTAAGGGTGGGGGAGACCTTGGCTACATTGGCAGAAGCGATGTTGTTTCTGAATTTGCAGCAGTTGCATTCAATTTGAGAGAAAAAAATGAAGTATCGAAAATTGTAGAAACCGATTTTGGATACCATATAATTCAACTCATTGATAGAAAAGGAGAAAAAGTACATGTAAGACACATATTATTAATCCCTAAAGTTTCTCCTATAGTAAAAATGAAAGCCATTCAGCAAATGGATAGTATTGCAAATTTAATTAAGAACGATTCTATAAGTTTTGAAGAAGCTGCCGGCAAATTTTCTGAGGACGAGATATCGAGTACAAATGGAGGTATTGTTGTTAATGACCAAACAGGTACAACAAAATTTGAAAGCACAGAAATCGAAAAAAGTACTTATTATGCAATAAAAAATCTTGAAATTAATGAGATTTCAAAAACCTTCGAAACTAAAGATGAACGAGGGAAACTCAGTTTGCAATTTGTGAAAATCAATTCACGAACAGAGCCTCATGTAGCAAATATTAAAAGTGACTACTTGAAAATTCAACAAATAGCCCTTGAAGAAAAGAAACAAAAAGAAATTGAAGCATGGGTGAATGAGAAAATAGAAAATACTTATATTAGAATTGATGATTCATATAAAAATTGCAAATTTATGAACAAAAATTGGGTAAATTAA
- a CDS encoding SAM-dependent methyltransferase, with the protein MKGNLYLIPTTLGENNFSEVIPPHIIEIIEKVDVFVVENIRTSRRYISSLKISKAIREIEFLELNKNTDIKEISGFLQIIFEGKNMGLISEAGCPAVADPGMELIRIAHMHKIKVVPLVGPSSILLALMASGMNGQNFAFSGYLPIKNPQRVNRIRFLEKRAMKENQAQIFMETPYRCGNLLEQIVQTCNSQTRLCIACDLTLKNESIETRTIAEWKKDLPDINKRLVIFVLGF; encoded by the coding sequence TTTCTGAAGTAATTCCGCCACACATCATTGAAATAATTGAGAAAGTAGATGTTTTTGTTGTTGAGAATATCAGAACATCAAGACGATATATCTCAAGTCTGAAAATTTCTAAAGCTATTAGAGAAATAGAATTTTTGGAGTTAAATAAAAATACTGACATTAAAGAAATATCCGGTTTTTTACAAATTATTTTTGAGGGTAAAAACATGGGTTTGATTTCGGAAGCAGGCTGTCCGGCAGTAGCCGATCCTGGAATGGAACTTATTAGAATTGCTCACATGCACAAAATTAAAGTCGTTCCACTTGTTGGTCCTTCTTCAATTCTATTAGCTCTGATGGCATCTGGAATGAATGGTCAAAACTTTGCATTTTCAGGCTATTTGCCAATAAAAAATCCGCAAAGAGTAAACAGAATAAGGTTTCTTGAGAAAAGAGCCATGAAAGAAAATCAGGCACAAATATTTATGGAAACGCCTTATAGGTGCGGAAATCTATTGGAACAGATTGTGCAAACGTGCAACTCTCAAACACGATTGTGTATAGCTTGCGATTTAACACTGAAAAACGAATCAATAGAAACCCGAACTATTGCTGAATGGAAAAAAGATTTACCGGATATTAATAAAAGATTGGTAATATTTGTTTTAGGATTTTGA